The genomic window TCCAGGCCCCAGGCCAGGGGCTCCTCGTAATCCACGATCTCTTCGCTCCCGCGGGCCAGATCGAGATCCCTGGGATGCAGCCGCACCTTGCGGCTCGCATCGAAGATCACCCGCACGGTGGGCCGGAGCAGATCTTCCCCCTGCTCCACCACCACGGCCAGCCGGCCCCCGGACAGGCGCACCAGCGACCCCACCGGGTAGATGCCCAGGGCCCGGATGAAGTGCTGCACCAGGTCGCCATCCAGGTGCGAACCGCTCCATTCCAGGAGCCGCTTCAGCACCTCGGAGGGCTCCTTCCCCTTGTGATAGACGCGGTTGGAGGTAAGCGCGTCGTAGACATCCACGATGGCGGCCATGCGGCCGATCTGGGAGATCTCCCCGGCGGCGATCCCCCGGGGGTAGCCGCCGCCGGACACCTTCTCGTGATGCTCCCCGGCGATGCGGATGACCAGGCTGGAGATCCCGGGCACGCCCTTGAGGATCGCCTCGCCGAGGTCGGCATGGGACTTCATGACGGCGAACTCGTCCTCCGTCAGCTTTCCCGGCTTGTTGAGGATCTCGTTCGGGACCTTCATCTTCCCCACATCGTGGAGCAGCCCGCCCAGACCCGCCTCCTCCACCGTGGCGGCATCCATGCCCAGGGCCTGGGCGAAGGACACCAGCAGGGCGCAGATGCTCACCGAGTGCTGGAAGGTGTAAGTATCGGCATCCTTGATGCGGGACAGGCTGATCAGCGCCCCGGGGTTCCGCAGCACGGAGGAGCGCATCGCCTTCACCAGGGGCAGGGCCTTGGCCGGATCCAGCTGCTTTCCAAGCCGCACATCCTGGAGCAGCCCCTGCACCACATCGGCCGCTTCGCCCAGGATGCTCCGCGCGGCGATCGCCTCCTCCCGCTGGGAGACGCGGGCCGGGGCGAGTGCGGCCCCACCCGCGGCCGAAGCCCTGAGCCGCTGCTCCAGGCCCTGTTCGATCTCCGCCTGGGTGAGGGCGCCCGCCACATCGTCCCCACGGGCGGTGTCGATGTAGATTTCATTCAGCCCCTGGTCCCTCATCTTCTGAATCTGATCGGCATGCTTCAACACGAAACGCTGCCGGATAAATCCATGTTCAAGCCAGCTACAATTGAGGTCGTGGACATACATGCCCGCCTTGAGGTCCTCCACCTTCACCCGTTTGATGGTCATGCTTCGTGCGCTCCCCTTCTCCCCTGAATCGGTCCCGAAGGCCCGGAGAATGAGTCGGGTATGGGCGGCCTCCCCCTCTGTCCAGAATTCGGGGATACCCGACCGGGCGCCGGGGCGGCAACCCGCGCGCCATCGGGGAAGCAGCCTCCCGCCCAGCGCCGGACGGGATGTAGAATGAAGGTTCGCACCGCGCCCAGCGGCGTTCTGATGGGGAGTTGACCGTGCTGCAAGCCTATCGCCAACATGTCGCCGAACGGGCCGCCCTGGGCATCCCCCCCCTGCCCCTCACCGAGGCGCAGACCTCCGAACTCACCCACCTGCTGGCCCATCCCCCCAAGGGCGAAGAGGCCTTCCTCCTGGACCTGCTGACCCACCGCGTGCCCGCCGGTGTGGACGATGCCGCGCGGGTGAAGGCCGGCTTCCTGGCCGCCGTGGCCAAGGGCACTGAGACCGTGGCCCTGGTGCCGCGAGAGAAGGCCACGGAACTGCTGGGCACCATGCTCGGCGGCTTCAATGTGAAGCCCCTCATCGACCTGCTGGATGATGCCGCTGTGGGCGGAATCGCCGCCGAGGGCCTGAAGAAGACCCTGCTGGTCTTTGATGCCTTTGCCGAGGTCAAGGCCAAGGCCGATGCCGGCAACGCCCACGCCCAGGCCGTGCTGAAGTCCTGGGCCGAGGCCGAGTGGTTCACCAGCCGCCCCGAAGTGCCCCAGAGCCTCACACTCACCGTGTTCAAGGTGACTGGCGAGACCAACACCGATGACCTCTCCCCGGCGCCCGACGCCTGGAGCCGCCCCGACATCCCGCTCCACGCCGTGGCCATGCTGAAGAACGCCCGCCCCGGCATTCAGCCGGACGAGCCCGGCAAGATCGGCCCCCTCAAGCAGCTGGAGGCCCTCAAGGCCAAGGGCCACCTCGTGGCTTATGTGGGCGATGTGGTGGGCACCGGCTCCAGCCGCAAGTCCGCCACCAACTCCGTGCTCTGGTTCACGGGCGAGGACATCCCCTTCGTGCCCAACAAGCGCTTCGGCGGTGTCTGCCTGGGCTCCAAGATCGCGCCGATCTTCTACAACACCATGGAAGACGCCGGCGCCCTGCCCATCGAGCTGGATGTCAACGGCATGGACATGGGCGATGTCATCGAGCTGCGCCCCCACGAGGGCAAGGCCCTG from Geothrix sp. includes these protein-coding regions:
- a CDS encoding HD-GYP domain-containing protein: MTIKRVKVEDLKAGMYVHDLNCSWLEHGFIRQRFVLKHADQIQKMRDQGLNEIYIDTARGDDVAGALTQAEIEQGLEQRLRASAAGGAALAPARVSQREEAIAARSILGEAADVVQGLLQDVRLGKQLDPAKALPLVKAMRSSVLRNPGALISLSRIKDADTYTFQHSVSICALLVSFAQALGMDAATVEEAGLGGLLHDVGKMKVPNEILNKPGKLTEDEFAVMKSHADLGEAILKGVPGISSLVIRIAGEHHEKVSGGGYPRGIAAGEISQIGRMAAIVDVYDALTSNRVYHKGKEPSEVLKRLLEWSGSHLDGDLVQHFIRALGIYPVGSLVRLSGGRLAVVVEQGEDLLRPTVRVIFDASRKVRLHPRDLDLARGSEEIVDYEEPLAWGLDPVMFL